The Camelina sativa cultivar DH55 chromosome 16, Cs, whole genome shotgun sequence sequence CGAACATGGCCGTATCTAAAATCCAGAACAACGCGTTGCACGAGCTCGTGGATCCgagtttagggtttgagaagGATTTAGatgtgaggaggaagatgatgtcTGTGGCGGAGCTGGCGTTCCGGTGTTTGCAACAGGAGAGAGAGGTTAGACCTTCGATGGATGAGATTGTGGAGATTTTGAAAGGGATTAAGGATGGGGAGAAGCGTGTGGGGGTCGTTGAGTCGCCGGATGTTGTGGATATTGAacatggtggtggtggtgatgatgttgGGTTGTTGAGAAATAGTGTTCCGCCGCCGATTTCGCCGGAGACTGATAAGTGGACGAGTAGTTCTGATACGGCGGCGAGTTTGTAATTAGGGAATCGTCCGTGAActgtataagtgttttttttactaatagttattattgttttccttttttagaCGAGAGACTGTATTAAGAAATGGACCTATTTGTTCAATTTCTGtgataaagttttatttttttggttacaaactAAAATGACATTACTATTTCTAGAGATGTACATTCTAATAATCTTCATATTCTTATCTTATCACATTAGTCTTATAGGGAAAATGTATGAGTTAtagcaaaattaaaaatttgactaCTGTTAAGTGGATTAATATGCACGTTCTATCTTTAAAGTGGATAACAAATAACTGCGTATCAAATCTATTCGTACACAAAAACGGTTCATAACTTGTTTGCAATAGAtggttgatcaaaaaaaaaaaaaaaaaaNATTTTGAAAGGGATTAAGGATGGGGAGAAGCGTGTTGGGGTGGTTGAGTCTACTCCGGATGTTGTTGATATTGAACgtggtggtgatgatgttgGATTGTTGAGAAATAGTGTTCCGCCGCCGATTTCGCCGGAGACTGATAAGTGGACGAGTAGTTCTGATACGGCGGCGAGTTTGTAAATTAGGAATCGTCCGTGAACTGTAagtgttctttttttaataattattattgttttccttttttggacGAGACTGTGTATTAAGAAATGGACCTATTTGTTCTATTTCTGTgataacgtttttttttggttacaaactAAAATGACATTACTATTTCTAGAGATGTACATTCCTATAATCTTCATATTCTTATAGCTGTTATAGGCTTATAGCAAAATTAGAAATTTGACTAATGTTAATGGATTAATACACATTCTATTTTTAAGATGGATAACAAacaagttttccttttcttttttttttactaagtgCACCACTACGAAATATacattacaaataataaataaaaaacaatttaatctACAAACAGATTTATTtgctccaacaacaacaaccattgGAACCCTAAACCTATACACACTAACAAAATTAGATTGAAATGGTAAAATATTTACAGTAactagaaactttttttttttttgtcagcatAAAACAAGATTGACTCAAAGTAATTAGAAACTCAAAccaccattttctttttctcttaaaatTTGTAGATTTGAAAAAAGTAAAACGTATGGATTCATTTATTAAGTTTTTGAGTATACATATGTTGTAAAAAAGAATTTCATCCATCTTTTTATGTTTCAAATAGGTTTTGAATCTAGCTTGTATCTAAGGGatttgatgttaattttttttttttcaacatatatttttctgttatcTCTTTGGTcctttattgaaaaaaaatcagccccattaattttattttaatatataaatacaaaaaagaagatcGCTGgcatattaaataataattatcatatcaatatcccaaaaaaaaaaaagtaacactCATTCTAACTGCCACGTGTAACCTATCTTCTTCAAGAATGGTGCTGATCCTAGTCACCCTTATTCCCTTTACCTCCACTACGAGTACTCATACTCACTCACACGAAGCAACGAATCGAATCCAAAAAACACTAAACCAATCCAAATGATCAACACAGAGATCGAATCACAAATATGTCTCTGCAAAAATTCAAGCTTCTCGCTACTCAATGCAGCACCGTCGCGGAGGGTCCAACGCGTAGTCCAGTCATCCACCTCCGCCGCcgtaaaacgctgcgtttgtTACTCACCCGATCATCATCAGATCGGTGGCGGTTACCTGAGATCCAAAACAACTTAGAAGAATCGAATAAATCGGATAAGAGAGGTAAGATCCGATCTCGAAGGAAGCTGAGAGAGCTTTTTGTTTCGTCGCCTCCGTTTGAGGAAAGTGTcggcggcggcggtggaggcgataaggggaagaagaagatggaggtgGAGATGGAGAGGGATGATGTAACGGTTAACGGCGTTGATAATACTAACGGAGGTTTTGGTGGAGAAGAGATAACGGCGGCTCGGAGTGTGGGCTTTAACGGGTCTGTTAGGAGGCCCATGTCGTCTGTTACACTTCGATGTAGGTTACTTCGACGATCTTGGCGTCCAGTTCTTGTAACTATTCCTGAACAGTAAACtcttgaaacaaaataaacttattTAACATCTTTCATCGgttgtttatattttcttccCAATTCGTTTGTCTAGGTGTTAGACTGTTAGGTCTTATTATTATTGCAAGTTTTTCGTGAAAAATTGCAATAATAATTTTGTGGTTTGATGAGGATATTGACAAGTGTGAACAAGTAAAGTATTCTGAATTTGGTCACACAATAAGAGTTTATGacaatttgttttcatttaaagAAGTGGCCTACAAATGTTTTCACAACGTTGTCTCGATCAATAAATGAATACATACGTTAACTagattacaaatataaaaagggaaatatgtgaaattttaacttgttttcaaatattaagTCTGTGGAGTAtttaatgtgattttttaaacGGATTCAAAGTTCACTCACTCTTTCCCAcaatacataaaattttggtgtataactttttgttgttatattttgtttttgtaaattataaaaatcatttatcttttctattatttataaaaaatacataaaaacaaaaaatatcatttttaggaaaaaaaaaatatttttgagtattttttctGGACAATACCGGTCAGcattggtcaacgccggattctGGCCAACCAACCACCGGAGTtaaatgtttatggtgttgtacacataaacCTATGTTTATTTATGGATGTCGTTATGTGATTGACAATAGTTGATGTAGTtaataagatatttatattgtttgtatgtgtagTCATGTGTTGGTGTATAGTTCAAGTAGCTGACAATAATTTTTCCGAATTTGGTCATACAATACGAGAGagtttatgaatttttgttttcatttaaagAATTGGCCTACAACGTTATAAATGATTACATAAGTTAATTggattacaaaaatttaaaaagaatatgttaaattttaacttgttttcaaatattaattttatattttatgtgatGTTTTAAACGGATTTAAAGTTCACGCAATATAGTTTATTGTATACTAGATTAGTTTGTGCGAGTTTTAAAATTGTctgataaaactaaattataaaagactatataaatattttttgtaagtaaaatctatttttgaaaataaatatataaacatttttcgTTTGAgagaattttttgtttaataaactaatttcttttttttatatatattttgaaattattattacaattattacaataatctaaaactaaattattagCCACCAAAACTTATTTCAAACATTAATCattacgaatattattattgttaaatttCAAAACGTTTCACCAATTATTCACAAAAAATGCTTTACATGCAATCAATCcgtcaaaacatatatataattataaagaCTAATAGCTATTTCAAAAACCCAAACCAATCTatagttctatatatataattataaagaCTAAACTCAAACTCTTATTATAAactcaaacaaatatataaactcATTAATTAAAAGTCTACATATTTTGTTCCTTAAAtagttctattttttattttgaatttttatttatttttaaatataatattacatgATAAATTTTGAATGGCTATtaaagagagagtgaagaagagaggttcacccctaatATTATTAAGCAAGAAAAAAACCATTGTACAATACCGAAAGACATTACCTTTAATTATTGGTATTAAAAAGCACATGTAGTGGTTTACAGAGTATATGACAAATTTATACAATTGTTGTACTTGTTATTCTTAGTTTGGTGACACACTAAGTAAGAATTAATTTCAATTGGTTTTCATTCGAAAATGTATGGAGCTTCAAAGGattaaatttgttataaaaaagaaagCATTGTTTGTAGTTTACTAATGGTTACCAATAAAAGACACATATTCTGACGCATAAAAAAGATGCATACCaaaaattttattactttttcgTAACATTTTCTACTCTCTTGAAAATCCCCCATTACCTTTAATTAGAGgtgtttaaagaaacaaaaaacttagtGGTTTTATGAGGATATTGACAAGTTTGAACAATTATTGTACTTGCTAATTTGCTATTCTGAATTTGGTCACACACTAAATGAGACTTCATGGCAATTTGTTTTCATTCATGAATATTAGCATATTTTTGAATTGTCACAATAGATAGCATGATGATTACATAACCATATCAAAAGACTAATGAAGCTGAATAGTGTTTAATATTGCAATTATTtggtaaatctacatatatctttttaaatactaattatttttgaatattctagtctttaatttgttttatgtatatacctttttatattgtttgtttgttgtatttgcattatttgttgtgaaatattttaaaatagtaattattatattttaattatgagcaaataaaatttatttaatttatcaaccacataaatttagttttaccaacccgccgaTTTGGAACGACACAattttttcatagattgagtaatatatcttcgtttttaaaaatttaaatcacaacatatgcaaaaaaaaatctacatatttatttatcatatgtattatatgataattcaaaaaaatttgtaaatgaaataagAGAAAGATGAtgggagaatcataatttaaaatcataacaaaatatttcttaattatgaTTCTCCAATCATATTTCTGttattaaactaataatttggatatttagatacaaaaacttactttttaaaattctgattagtttgcaattgtttaaaattaattattaatgtttgtccataattaattagagagagaattttttatttgaaaattaataattatttaaattattttatcagtgtaatattaaaatcatattttattctttactgaaaaattaaacatttgtcTTAAACATGTGACATGACAATATAattgtttcaattttataaagttagttttatatttgtacttctcaattaatataataggATTATAAACATATTCTCTACgtttaattgttttatcatAACAAATACCCacattcaatattttttccaattttttcaaTCACCTACTTATTTTTgctaataatttttctttttataaatgacatgtttttttcttttaaaataaacaaaaaaaataagtaaaaatatcGCAGCATGGAGAATCTCCATCCACCAATAAAATCCTTTTCCCaattttgactttttaaaaactttgacAAAAAACAGATATTCTCAAAAACATTCTCACATCTCTCCCATCACCCAACCACGCGCCGCCTGTACCATCTCACGCGCCGCTGTACGATTTTCCAAAATCCTCcatcaatctcctcctcctccttctcttcttctccctttccTCCTCAATTTCCCAATCCCcctcttctccatctccatcaaGATCTCACAAGatccaaataaaatttataggGTTTCAAAAACTTTCGATAAAAAAGCTCTAATCTTTATGAATTAGAACTCATCGTCATCATGGGAGGTGTAACATCATCGATCGCTGCTAAATTCGCTTTCTTTCCACCAACGCCACCGTCGTATGAAGTTGTAGCCGACGAAAGCTGCGGCGGACGTTTATACATACCGGAGATACCTCGTCGCGATGATGTTGATATATTGAAGCTTCGTACACGTTTCGGCAACGAGATCGTAGCTGTTTATGTGAAACATTCGAAAGCTAAAAGCACGGTTTTGTATTCTCATGGTAACGCTGCTGATGTGGGACAAATGTTTGAGCTTTTCGTTGAGCTTAGCAATCGCCTTCGCGTCAATCTTATGGGgtaaacaaaattttagttgaatctgaatttgtttttgtttttggaattatatgtcaaagtaaagaatcaatctttggaaataaaaatttgtgCTTTAACCTCAAAGTTGATACTTTTAATAGAAACGAGGATTTGTTATTTTGCCTTTTGtcattgttgattgttgtttttctCAGGTATGATTACTCTGGTTATGGTCAGTCTACTGGACAGGTATGGTTTCCGAGCTAACTATGGATTGATTCTTATTGATATATAGTTGAAAATTTTTCATTTGATACTTGGATTATTAGGCGTAGGCTTCCATGGATTGTTTCTTGTTGATGTAGTGTTGGTTTATGAATCAGGCAAGAGAGTGTAATACATATGCTGATATAGAAGCATGTTATAAATGCCTTAAGGAAAAGTATGGTGTACAAGACGATCAACTGATATTATTTGGTCAATCTGTTGGTAGTGGACCTACGGTTGATCTAGCTTCGCGCACACCTGACTTGAGAGGCGTGGTGTTACAGTGCCCGATTCTGTCTGGGATGAGGGTCTTGTATCCGGTGAAATGTACATATTGGTTTGATATTTACAAGGTGATTTACTAgacagcaatttttttttttttttttgtttctgattacATTTATAGCGTTTAATCACCTTTGCAAGTCCATGCTTTTCAGAATATTGATAAGATCGGCTCAGTTACCTGTCCTGCTCTAGTAATTCATGTAAGTTACACCTTCATTTGGCTTTATTTTGCTCCATTTTTCAGACTAGGGAAACTGATGAATACAAGTCACTGAACTATCTTGTTGGTCTTTTAGGGAACTGCAGACGAAGTAGTTGATTGGTCTCATGGAAAACGGCTCTGGGAACTCAGCAAAGAAAAGTATGAACCTTTGTGGATAAGTGGAGGTGGACACTGTGATCTTGAAATCTATCCAGATTTCATTAGACATCTGAAGAAATTTGTTGCATCACTTGGCAACAAACAAGCAGAGCAAGCTACCATAGGTTGAGATTACTTATATGTTTGAAAATGGGTTTACTTTCGAGGGGTTTCTAGACACAGTCTAGACAGTTGGCTGGAGAAGTTCGATGAATAGTAAGATAATCCAAAATGAGAGTGTTGATAGGTTTAGatgttaaaagataaaaaaaaggtCTAGTCTGGTGACAATCTGGAATGTAACAGCATATTTCATTTCGTGAATAAATGTATATTACTGCTTTCATGCTTTAATAGGTTCCAAGGAAGTTTTTCATTCATACTTTCCTTTCTCTAGATCCTTGTATATCAATTCAGGAAAGTACATTGAGCTGGTGTTTGATGCAGAGTTTTCTTCAATTCTTTCTTTGTTCCTTGCTCCTATCATTTCGAGGAGTAACATTCCGTAGCTGTACACATCTGATTTGTGGGAGAGTCGACTTAACATTCTTGAAAACACTTAAGGTGCATGTACCCTATCGTTCCTTTTGTGTTCAGCAGTGACAAGgtgctttctttcttctcacaGAGCTTGTGTTTCTGAGaacgtctcttcttcttctttatgttgTTACAATAAAGGCAAAACAAGACCAAACAAGAAGTGGGGAGATAGTACATGTTCGTGAAGGGCCAAGTCATGGAAGGATAGTGACAGGTACATATAGACTTGGAATCTTTTTACTATGGTCTCTATTAGTTGACcttgaaaaaggaaattgagaTAGAAAGAGATTGATCACTGCGGGTTTCCGtctttttttaaccaaaacaatTTCTTGGAAACAGGGACTAGCGTGTAAAACCGGACCATACTGTCTGCTATCTGTTTGTCATGATACTTAAGCTGAACAAAGAGGATTTAGGAGTTAGGACTTTCACATGTCTCCCTAAAACAAGTGTTTAGCAATGGACTCAAACAAATACACACGAATGTCATCGATCTAATATCCGAGAATGTATCTGAGGTCTTTCAAGTTCAGTAATAACATgtgttatattgttttttaagcAAATAACATTTACGATTCAACCACAGAGATTTACACATAAACTAAAAGCTTGCGGCCATACCTAAGACTAAGAGGAGATTATTGAGTTTTCCTCTGAAATCCAGGAAGATTCGAAATGAGGCACTACGGAACATTGCAAAACAGGTCTAGGAGGTACTTCAAGAGCATCCAAGTTTCCTTCCATCATCTCTACAACCCTGTTCATCGCTGGACGATCTGATGGCCAAGGCTGAATACACCACAAACCTACCAATGTCATCTTCTTTGCTATCTCGTTGTCTTCTTCGCTGCTGACTCCATTCTCCATAATCCCTCCATTGTCTCCCTTCTCAAGATCCTTATATATCCATTCAGGAAAGTACATTGAGCTTGTGCTTGACGAAGGCTCTTCATTTGGTGTTCTGTTCCTTGCTCCAATTATCTCAAGAACCAACATTCCATAGCTATAAACATCTGACTTGTGGGAGACTCTACCGTACACACTTGAAAACACTTCAGGTGCAATGTAACCTATCGTTCCTCTTGCTTCCAGCAGTGACAATATGGATTCCGTCCTCTCGCAGAGCTTAGCAAGGCCAAAGTCTGACACTTTCGGGGAAAGATTGTCATCCAATAGTACATTTTGTGGTTTAATGTCGAAATGTACAATCCTTGTTCTGCAGCCATGGTGTAAGTACTCCAAACCACGAGCAACGCCTAGCGCAATCCCATACAGTTCGCTCCAATCCATATTTGATGACTTCTTGCTTGAGATGAAATTATCAAGAGACCCATTCTCCATAAATTCGTATATAATTGCTCTCTTGTAACCTTCAGAGCAGAATCCTAAAAGGGTAACTATGTTGACATGAGAAGTTTGACTCATGCTTGCAACTTCATTTATAAAGTCTTCACCATTATTACCCTTTGAGTCTTTCAAGACCTTCACTGCAACCATACAACCATCAGAAAGGGTTCCTCGGTACACAGTTCCGAATCCTCCTCTCCCTACCTCTTCTGCGAACGAGTTTGTAATTCTCTTCACTTGTGCGTAGCTATACTGCTTAAGTGTAATAAGTGCCTTGACGTTCTGTTGACCCAGAGCTTGTgatgtttttctctttctctttcggaGAATTTGGAGAAACAATGTTGTTAAGAGCAGGAACAGAAACAGAGTAACACCTACTCCTGAACCTGAAGGAAGAAAATTATGCAGAACATAAATCGTTTGGCTAAGAAATTCTTTTAAAGAAGATCAAAACAAGGAATATATAAAGAATAGGAGGAGGTTAATTAATCACCTATTTTCGCTTTAGAAGAGATTCCTGCATCAATGGAAGAGGATGAACATTCTTGACACGCTTTCTCATCGATATTCACCTTCACCTCAAATCCTTCTCTTAAAACACTTTCCAAAATTTGCAGATCCAACTCTTTCTGTTTCGTAAGGAAACTCATAGGAACCTTCACGGTGAAAGTGGAAAGGCAGGTCTCATCATAGATAGGGTTTTCAGACACGAATATCTTACCTATCTCAGGACATGCATAACTCGAACGGTGAGGAGAAAGAGGTTGTGAACGGTAGAATGTAACGCTCTTGTAGTTTTGCGAAAGGTTGAGAATATCTAGAGGCAAGGTTTCGTTGGTAAATATAGAGGAGCAAAAAGGCTCTTGCAGCAGGTCTGGATTGATAAGTCTAAGAGTGTAGGATGTTTGATTTATATGGAGAACATGGTACAGATGGTCTGAGATGAGAAAAGAAGTGGTGTTGTTATAATAGCAGTGAAGCTCTAGCAATGGATGACCGCAATGTTTGTGACGATC is a genomic window containing:
- the LOC104750473 gene encoding protein ABHD17C-like, with the protein product MGGVTSSIAAKFAFFPPTPPSYEVVADESCGGRLYIPEIPRRDDVDILKLRTRFGNEIVAVYVKHSKAKSTVLYSHGNAADVGQMFELFVELSNRLRVNLMGYDYSGYGQSTGQARECNTYADIEACYKCLKEKYGVQDDQLILFGQSVGSGPTVDLASRTPDLRGVVLQCPILSGMRVLYPVKCTYWFDIYKNIDKIGSVTCPALVIHGTADEVVDWSHGKRLWELSKEKYEPLWISGGGHCDLEIYPDFIRHLKKFVASLGNKQAEQATIG
- the LOC104750472 gene encoding uncharacterized protein LOC104750472, coding for MSLQKFKLLATQCSTVAEGPTRSPVIHLRRRKTLRLLLTRSSSDRWRLPEIQNNLEESNKSDKRGKIRSRRKLRELFVSSPPFEESVGGGGGGDKGKKKMEVEMERDDVTVNGVDNTNGGFGGEEITAARSVGFNGSVRRPMSSVTLRCRLLRRSWRPVLVTIPEQ
- the LOC104750474 gene encoding LEAF RUST 10 DISEASE-RESISTANCE LOCUS RECEPTOR-LIKE PROTEIN KINASE-like 2.4, which encodes MYHLPNSSLVLFILFSLFFPFPCDSSKHEHESCETVQFQCGNITAGFPFWGGDRHKHCGHPLLELHCYYNNTTSFLISDHLYHVLHINQTSYTLRLINPDLLQEPFCSSIFTNETLPLDILNLSQNYKSVTFYRSQPLSPHRSSYACPEIGKIFVSENPIYDETCLSTFTVKVPMSFLTKQKELDLQILESVLREGFEVKVNIDEKACQECSSSSIDAGISSKAKIGSGVGVTLFLFLLLTTLFLQILRKRKRKTSQALGQQNVKALITLKQYSYAQVKRITNSFAEEVGRGGFGTVYRGTLSDGCMVAVKVLKDSKGNNGEDFINEVASMSQTSHVNIVTLLGFCSEGYKRAIIYEFMENGSLDNFISSKKSSNMDWSELYGIALGVARGLEYLHHGCRTRIVHFDIKPQNVLLDDNLSPKVSDFGLAKLCERTESILSLLEARGTIGYIAPEVFSSVYGRVSHKSDVYSYGMLVLEIIGARNRTPNEEPSSSTSSMYFPEWIYKDLEKGDNGGIMENGVSSEEDNEIAKKMTLVGLWCIQPWPSDRPAMNRVVEMMEGNLDALEVPPRPVLQCSVVPHFESSWISEENSIISS